One Pararhizobium qamdonense genomic window carries:
- a CDS encoding 5'-3' exonuclease H3TH domain-containing protein — protein MSQRYLLIDGMNITHAANNAKVLKVGETQVQAIYHFVKIVRKLVAAYPTAKPAVLWDGASWRYMDFPEYKANRKKDDTPSAIKAAEMKKVAENQIPAIKKAMQLLGMPQVRASNMEADDLAAIMGDRYVAKGGRVVLVSGDKDWVQVVNDKIIWLDPIRDRKIMKPADMESALGYKLDSFEAFVEMKCLAGDSGDGISGIGGIGEKGAIDFLNEYGSTTNFSNMLLDGTLDPKRVPKKFRDFAESEEKQMIFQRNRKLMDLRTKLRPDPINLKVDAGEPDIERFRTFCNRLMFRSITKELEPWISVFPAFHSLQEELAA, from the coding sequence ATGTCCCAGCGCTATCTGCTGATCGACGGCATGAACATTACCCATGCTGCAAACAATGCCAAAGTGCTGAAAGTTGGCGAGACGCAGGTTCAGGCCATCTACCACTTCGTCAAGATCGTGCGCAAACTCGTCGCAGCCTACCCGACCGCAAAGCCTGCGGTTCTCTGGGATGGCGCGTCCTGGCGCTACATGGATTTCCCCGAATACAAGGCCAATCGCAAGAAGGATGACACTCCTTCGGCGATCAAAGCCGCAGAAATGAAAAAGGTCGCTGAAAACCAGATCCCGGCGATCAAAAAGGCAATGCAGCTTCTCGGTATGCCCCAAGTGCGCGCGTCGAACATGGAAGCTGACGATCTGGCTGCCATCATGGGTGATCGCTACGTCGCCAAGGGCGGTCGTGTCGTGCTTGTCTCCGGTGACAAGGACTGGGTGCAGGTCGTCAATGACAAGATCATCTGGCTCGACCCGATCCGCGACCGCAAGATTATGAAGCCGGCCGATATGGAGTCTGCGCTCGGCTACAAGCTCGACAGCTTTGAAGCCTTTGTTGAGATGAAGTGCCTGGCCGGCGACAGCGGTGACGGCATCTCCGGTATCGGTGGCATTGGCGAGAAAGGTGCGATCGACTTTCTCAACGAATATGGCTCGACCACGAATTTCTCCAACATGCTGCTCGATGGAACGCTGGATCCCAAGCGCGTGCCCAAGAAATTCCGCGACTTCGCTGAAAGCGAGGAAAAGCAGATGATTTTCCAGCGCAATCGCAAACTCATGGATCTGCGCACAAAGCTGCGTCCTGACCCAATCAACCTGAAGGTGGACGCTGGCGAGCCCGACATCGAGCGCTTCCGCACCTTCTGCAACCGTCTGATGTTCCGCTCGATCACCAAGGAGCTCGAGCCTTGGATCTCAGTCTTCCCCGCCTTCCACAGTCTGCAAGAGGAGCTTGCCGCATGA